The following are encoded in a window of Megalops cyprinoides isolate fMegCyp1 chromosome 16, fMegCyp1.pri, whole genome shotgun sequence genomic DNA:
- the fkbp2 gene encoding peptidyl-prolyl cis-trans isomerase FKBP2 isoform X2, which translates to MHYTGKLEDGTEFDSSIPRNQPFTFTLGTGQVIKGWDQGLLGMCEGEKRKLVIPSELGYGDRGAPPKIPGGATLIFEVELLTIERRSEL; encoded by the exons gggAAGTTGGAGGATGGCACAGAGTTTGACAGCAGCATCCCAAGAAATCAGCCCTTCACCTTCACACTGGGCACCGGGCAAGTCATCAAGGGCTGGGACCAGGGTCTGCTGGG GATGTGTGAAGGGGAGAAGAGGAAGTTGGTGATTCCCTCTGAGCTTG GCTATGGAGACAGAGGAGCCCCGCCCAAAATCCCCG GTGGAGCCACACTCATTTTTGAAGTGGAGCTGCTGACCATCGAGAGAAGATCTGAATTGTAa